The Anaerolineae bacterium genome segment TGCCGCCGCCACGACCGCACGGATGTCTGGGTTGCGCGATGCGCTGAGAATGGCACTGGCGGCGCCGGCGGAAAAGCCGATCACACCGATGACCTTGACGCCCTTCTGCTCCTTCAGGAAGCGCACCGCGGCATCAATATCCTCGCTCTCGCGCTGGCCGTAGGTGAAGCCGAATTCATCCCCATCGCTTTCCCCATAACCGCGGTAGCTGAAGAGCAGGACGTGATAGCCGGCCTGATGCAGGGGGCCGGCCAGCGCCAGGCCGGAGCGCTGGTCATGGCCGGTGCCGGGCGCGTAAATTACCGCCGGCGCGTTGGGAGAGCCGGCGGGAATCCACCAACCGCGCAGTGTCAGGCCGTCCGCGGTCGGGAAGGCCACATCTTCAAAAGAAAGACCCAGAACGGTGAGCGGATTGCGATCCCTGGGAGGAAACAACGGGGGAAGGGTTGCGATGATCTCCCCCACCATGGGGCCAAGGATGGTAAGGACAGTGCCGCCGAGCAAGATGCCGGCGAAAATCTTCCATAAGATGCTGAGTGTCACGAAACCCCCTGCAGTGATTCGACCAAGTTGGGCGGAAAATGCCGGCGGCCGGCTCATCCGCCGGCCGCCCGCTTACCAGCCCG includes the following:
- a CDS encoding alpha/beta fold hydrolase; translated protein: MTLSILWKIFAGILLGGTVLTILGPMVGEIIATLPPLFPPRDRNPLTVLGLSFEDVAFPTADGLTLRGWWIPAGSPNAPAVIYAPGTGHDQRSGLALAGPLHQAGYHVLLFSYRGYGESDGDEFGFTYGQRESEDIDAAVRFLKEQKGVKVIGVIGFSAGAASAILSASRNPDIRAVVAAASFTSVSEVWDSNMPAFIPSFFREWLIMLAEWRKGFQREAVEPIRVVSQIAPRPLLLIYGDADRRVTLAHARRLQQAAGPSAQFWVVRGATHRAIGDEALVLLAPDIVAFLNQALRHRPDRQMAGTPLQPAAFSTQPLLTSRRVTLPSY